The Physeter macrocephalus isolate SW-GA chromosome 13, ASM283717v5, whole genome shotgun sequence genome window below encodes:
- the FAM216B gene encoding LOW QUALITY PROTEIN: protein FAM216B (The sequence of the model RefSeq protein was modified relative to this genomic sequence to represent the inferred CDS: deleted 1 base in 1 codon), translating to MKMGGKEKRQQKLWNVPQIPCIRVPHSVSDTSLLKDLTQGQQRYFYSITRIYNPRAQWVALQTCYVQGLQQQQLLGYITQQEALACAALLRDSTKRASAKAGCHRTVSQRASGRTRTRPSALPVLVVPLRAQSTGLRSLRTKALHKL from the exons ATGAAgatgggaggaaaagagaaaagacaacaaaAGCTATGGAATGTTCCACAGATTCCTTGCATTCGAGTCCCTCACTCTGTCTCTGATACTTCACTGCTGAAG GACCTAACCCAAGGGCAGCAGCGCTACTTTTACAGCATCACGAGGATTTACAATCCCAGGGCCCAGTGGGTGGCCCTACAGACCTGCTATGTTCAGGGCCTTCAGCAACAGCAGCTGCTTG GCTATATTACTCAACAGGAGGCCTTGGCTTGTGCTGCCTTA TTAAGAGATTCAACCAAAAGAGCCTCAGCCAAGGCAGGCTGTCATAGAACCGTCTCCCAGAGAGCCTCAGGCAGGACAAGAACACGGCCCTCAGCACTACCTGTGTTGGTGGTTCCACTCAGGGCCCAAAGCACAGGGCTCCGATCCCTCAGGACCAAGGCTTTGCACAAGCTCTGA